From the Paenibacillus sp. FSL H8-0548 genome, one window contains:
- a CDS encoding Xaa-Pro peptidase family protein: MIDIVQDIPAELIRQRIERLQETMQAAQIDAFLITQNVDLYYFSGSMQNGYLFVPSAGEATFYVKRSVSRAKQEAGVRVAELGAFRMFGETLASHYSYLFDKGTEVRIAADMDVLPAQLYLRLVELLGKAGRCELIDGSAHIRTIRMIKAAWEISRIEIAAEVVAEALSEALNELKAGISELDWMARIEYELRIRGHIGMMRMRGFNQEITTGMVISGPAAAIPSYFDGPAGGLGLGAASPQSVSRSLIRRDEPILIDIGCCVDGYVIDQTRTAVIGELPELLQHAYEVSESIIGAAEKLLVLGTPCSNLYEDALERCGAAKLTEHFMGFGADQAKFLGHGIGLEIDEWPVLAKGFKVPLAAGMVIAVEPKFTFPGQGVVGIENSYLVSDQGARALTRSKAELIVLP, translated from the coding sequence ATGATAGACATTGTACAGGATATTCCTGCCGAGCTTATCAGGCAGCGAATTGAGCGCTTGCAGGAAACGATGCAAGCCGCACAAATTGACGCATTTCTCATTACTCAAAATGTTGATCTTTATTATTTTAGCGGCTCTATGCAAAATGGATATTTGTTTGTTCCAAGTGCCGGGGAGGCCACCTTTTACGTAAAACGTAGCGTTTCGCGTGCTAAGCAGGAAGCGGGGGTGCGTGTCGCGGAGCTCGGCGCTTTTCGTATGTTTGGAGAAACGCTGGCGAGCCATTATTCGTATTTGTTTGATAAGGGTACGGAGGTGCGGATTGCAGCGGATATGGATGTGCTCCCAGCACAGCTGTATCTGAGACTTGTGGAGCTGCTCGGCAAGGCGGGACGCTGTGAGCTCATCGACGGCTCTGCACACATTCGTACGATAAGAATGATTAAAGCAGCTTGGGAAATAAGCCGAATTGAGATAGCCGCTGAGGTTGTGGCAGAAGCGCTGAGCGAGGCTTTGAATGAGCTGAAGGCTGGAATCAGCGAGCTTGATTGGATGGCACGAATTGAATACGAGCTTCGGATACGTGGACATATTGGCATGATGCGCATGCGCGGCTTCAATCAAGAAATTACGACAGGAATGGTTATTTCAGGACCGGCAGCAGCTATACCCTCATACTTTGACGGACCTGCGGGTGGTCTTGGGCTCGGAGCTGCATCACCGCAAAGCGTCAGTAGATCACTAATTAGACGAGATGAGCCTATTCTTATCGATATTGGCTGCTGCGTGGATGGTTATGTGATCGATCAGACTCGTACAGCTGTCATAGGCGAGCTACCGGAGCTGCTTCAGCATGCTTATGAGGTGTCGGAGTCCATTATCGGCGCAGCAGAGAAGTTATTGGTACTCGGCACGCCTTGCTCCAATTTATATGAGGATGCGCTTGAACGCTGTGGAGCAGCTAAGCTGACAGAGCATTTTATGGGTTTTGGGGCCGATCAAGCCAAGTTTTTGGGACATGGCATTGGACTGGAGATCGACGAGTGGCCGGTGCTTGCAAAAGGATTTAAGGTTCCGCTTGCAGCTGGAATGGTTATTGCAGTGGAGCCGAAATTCACATTTCCAGGCCAAGGGGTTGTAGGAATTGAGAACAGCTATTTGGTTTCGGATCAGGGGGCAAGGGCGCTGACCAGGTCAAAGGCAGAGCTTATTGTACTGCCTTAG
- a CDS encoding ATPase, T2SS/T4P/T4SS family: MTAEQSRFSPSEFAARKQLEKDSRDAEMMLPYLAADTQDEFVRLAEDIRAYLSSPHGLGEEERRQYSETLNRAVLGYAQEREQVMAVISDRLIRLRVHGAVNVQHPYQTLAEALFAEVVGLNVLELVLADKEGLEEIQVVGQQIFIVKHGLTYPSAYRFNSIREVERVQQNLVLYNNDRINPRKRWAEVMLRDGSRVTMTGFGFTATPTLTIRFYTVRSFSLETLGSPAYRTMNGRIQQLLKAILAARYNLVIIGPTNSGKTNLMKALIAELPDAERIITIEGRFEMMLGRDFPSKNVVEYMTEEDDAYHRADQAFKLALRQSPQRIIHAEIRDLDANIYVRACTRGHSGSMTTVHASKLEDVPEAITDMCMLDGRGMNAERLTKRITQYVTEIGIEMSYLGGRRVISRIGELRWEEGQSCVRDWVRFDESLKDWIYPSLPAKRAAAHIADGREHDE, encoded by the coding sequence ATGACGGCGGAGCAGAGTAGGTTCTCGCCATCAGAATTTGCAGCTCGAAAGCAATTAGAAAAGGACAGCCGGGACGCTGAGATGATGCTCCCCTATCTTGCGGCTGACACACAGGATGAATTCGTCAGGCTGGCTGAGGACATTAGAGCCTATTTAAGCTCCCCGCATGGGCTTGGCGAGGAAGAGAGGCGGCAGTATAGTGAAACGCTTAATCGGGCGGTGCTGGGCTACGCTCAGGAGCGGGAGCAGGTCATGGCTGTCATTTCGGATCGGCTGATTAGATTGCGAGTTCATGGCGCGGTCAATGTTCAGCATCCGTACCAAACCCTTGCAGAAGCATTGTTCGCAGAAGTGGTTGGGCTTAATGTGCTTGAATTGGTATTGGCGGATAAGGAAGGCTTAGAGGAAATACAAGTAGTTGGCCAGCAAATTTTCATTGTCAAGCATGGGCTGACCTATCCCTCTGCTTATCGTTTCAACAGCATTCGAGAGGTAGAGCGTGTCCAGCAAAATTTGGTGCTCTACAATAACGATCGGATTAATCCACGGAAGCGGTGGGCGGAGGTGATGCTGCGAGATGGGTCCCGTGTAACGATGACTGGCTTTGGATTCACAGCAACCCCGACCTTGACTATACGTTTCTATACGGTTCGCAGCTTCAGTCTAGAGACGTTAGGCAGTCCGGCATATAGGACGATGAATGGACGAATACAACAGCTGCTTAAAGCGATATTGGCGGCGAGATATAATCTGGTCATTATTGGACCGACGAATTCAGGAAAAACAAATCTTATGAAAGCATTAATTGCGGAGCTTCCTGATGCGGAGCGAATTATTACGATCGAAGGGCGATTCGAGATGATGCTTGGGCGTGATTTTCCGAGCAAAAATGTCGTGGAATATATGACAGAGGAAGATGATGCGTATCATCGTGCTGACCAAGCCTTTAAGCTCGCTCTTAGACAATCTCCGCAGCGGATCATTCATGCTGAAATACGAGATCTCGATGCCAATATTTATGTTAGAGCCTGTACGAGAGGACACTCAGGAAGCATGACAACGGTGCATGCAAGCAAATTAGAGGATGTGCCGGAGGCGATCACCGACATGTGCATGCTCGATGGCAGAGGCATGAATGCTGAACGCCTGACGAAACGGATTACACAATACGTGACGGAGATCGGTATCGAGATGAGCTATTTGGGAGGACGCCGGGTAATTAGCCGCATAGGAGAGCTGCGCTGGGAGGAAGGACAGAGCTGTGTGCGGGATTGGGTGAGGTTTGATGAGTCCTTGAAGGATTGGATATATCCATCGCTTCCTGCTAAGAGGGCAGCTGCTCATATTGCTGATGGGAGGGAGCATGATGAATAA
- a CDS encoding PLD nuclease N-terminal domain-containing protein, which yields MNESIELSEILPIIAPIIVIQLILMVIALILCAKAEKTRGPKWVWVLIIIFVNLVGPIAFFIAGRRSD from the coding sequence ATGAATGAATCCATTGAGCTATCCGAAATTTTACCCATTATTGCACCGATCATTGTTATTCAGCTCATACTAATGGTAATTGCATTAATACTTTGCGCAAAAGCAGAGAAAACGCGTGGACCGAAATGGGTTTGGGTTTTGATTATTATATTCGTAAATTTAGTAGGGCCGATTGCCTTCTTTATTGCTGGCAGGAGGTCTGACTGA
- a CDS encoding PH domain-containing protein, protein MNRNLSRRLHRDYIKVYRISGLITHGIFLAVIIAYFSCALAWDWTLIPGWIALPLVIASFVLFIWIIPQMKYTRFQYELFEEELEIQSGLIFLSNVLVPMVRVQHVELESGPLMRKYDLASVSVVTAATTHRISGLKQSEAQQLKQQIGILAKVDDQDE, encoded by the coding sequence ATGAATCGTAATTTATCAAGGCGACTTCACAGGGACTATATTAAGGTTTATCGGATTAGCGGACTTATTACACATGGGATATTTCTAGCAGTCATTATTGCTTATTTTTCATGTGCATTGGCATGGGATTGGACGCTCATTCCTGGATGGATTGCCTTGCCCCTAGTTATTGCTTCTTTCGTATTGTTTATTTGGATTATACCGCAGATGAAGTATACCCGCTTTCAATATGAGCTGTTTGAGGAGGAGCTGGAAATTCAATCAGGTCTGATCTTTTTGAGCAATGTGCTCGTTCCGATGGTTCGCGTGCAGCATGTTGAGCTGGAGAGCGGACCTCTGATGCGCAAATATGATTTGGCTAGCGTGTCGGTCGTTACCGCTGCTACCACGCATAGGATTAGCGGTCTAAAGCAATCGGAGGCACAGCAGCTAAAGCAGCAGATCGGTATTTTAGCTAAAGTGGATGATCAAGATGAATGA
- a CDS encoding SAF domain-containing protein, with the protein MRILRRRNAMISLTAAVLSASLVYGMYELQRNQIELDDTIAIIVPKRFIGAGERLKESDLEFKMLPKAAYVSDMISKLEHAAGKETIIPLGQGEPLLHWKVDDYYFQPKRSESTFQIPKEYIRSISNGIRAGDKVMIYASGEAAPSMRIFSEAVTVASVKSSGNVEIDSIENPNLFSLAEGNKQQMYASRREANGMIDYLNLNLSEEQWLQLDDLCKAGELKLVVAYSPESLNLAVGEEGDRS; encoded by the coding sequence GTGAGGATATTGAGAAGGCGTAATGCGATGATTAGCTTAACTGCTGCGGTGCTGTCGGCAAGCCTCGTTTATGGCATGTATGAGCTGCAGCGCAATCAAATTGAGCTTGATGACACCATTGCGATTATTGTTCCGAAGCGCTTCATCGGAGCGGGAGAGCGGCTGAAGGAAAGTGATCTGGAGTTTAAAATGCTGCCGAAGGCTGCTTATGTGTCAGATATGATAAGCAAATTAGAGCACGCAGCAGGGAAAGAAACGATTATTCCTTTAGGGCAGGGCGAACCGCTCTTGCATTGGAAGGTCGACGATTATTATTTTCAGCCTAAACGTTCAGAGTCGACCTTTCAAATTCCGAAGGAATATATCCGCTCGATTTCAAACGGAATTAGAGCGGGTGATAAGGTGATGATTTATGCATCAGGAGAAGCAGCTCCTTCCATGCGGATATTCTCAGAAGCGGTTACTGTCGCATCGGTTAAGAGCTCAGGCAACGTAGAGATCGATAGCATCGAGAATCCGAACCTATTTTCACTGGCGGAAGGAAACAAGCAGCAAATGTATGCTTCTAGGCGAGAAGCAAATGGAATGATCGATTATTTAAACTTGAATTTATCGGAAGAGCAATGGCTGCAGCTGGATGACTTATGCAAGGCTGGAGAGTTGAAGCTGGTTGTTGCGTACAGTCCTGAGTCGCTTAATTTAGCTGTAGGCGAGGAGGGGGATAGATCGTGA
- a CDS encoding DUF5345 family protein translates to MKKSNDDLDDQQWFEDHITEAVSRFDAVHAPHIPEALQFEALVEGHKKELRRRLWKELLLLSFAACVVLSLMLWMTAERNLVFFVIFQASIAAIGIGISSAAFGRGKVRKWRS, encoded by the coding sequence ATGAAGAAGTCTAATGATGATCTTGATGATCAGCAATGGTTTGAGGATCATATAACAGAAGCGGTAAGTAGGTTTGATGCTGTTCATGCGCCGCATATCCCTGAAGCGCTGCAGTTCGAGGCGCTTGTTGAGGGGCATAAGAAAGAGTTAAGGAGAAGATTATGGAAGGAGCTTCTACTGCTTTCGTTTGCGGCATGCGTTGTTCTAAGCTTGATGCTGTGGATGACAGCAGAACGTAATTTGGTCTTTTTTGTTATCTTTCAAGCTTCAATTGCAGCGATTGGCATTGGAATTTCCAGCGCGGCGTTTGGACGAGGGAAGGTGCGGAAATGGAGGAGCTAA
- a CDS encoding PH domain-containing protein — MNERRTLHPIYILFGLLQTIRGFLPFILIGLVKGTDWTGLNWYWYAGAAALAVVILVFSFLEWRSFGFWLEEDRIIIRKGLLLRDEKTIYYGRIHSVNVEQPLIQRLLGVAQVKIETPGGNKKADGILPALSVKEANDIQLMLRKQANTKTEPTSDVFADATEAAEIDMPADRPLIVKINEKPLMAAPSKVEVSSEIRSVTLKPVQLFQAAATSTNFGLVAAFLAGLYSFADDIINQLLPDHFFETMVEDSSSLMPGYILIVMVGVAVIGFAWLLSVLLYVLKYSGFSVKRDGRQISVSYGLLEKKSFVFDSKKVQAVIVNEGLLRQIFGYAEIQLQIVSSDKKEQLMLHPFLKRSKVQSLLNDFVPQVTLPSNTDLTGAPKRALLYYVRIELLLALVACSALIVFLKTDGLWSLLLIPLLLWWRRSCYVAAGVKLADGQLTLRNRFISRTTYLIRRPQIVTMRVNRSKGQQRKQLLTLSVRALGSPFEYKVTCLDRKDVEPVWRWYSRSQD; from the coding sequence ATGAATGAGCGTCGTACGCTTCATCCCATCTACATTTTATTTGGCCTTCTACAAACCATCCGCGGCTTCCTCCCCTTTATCTTAATTGGTTTAGTGAAGGGAACAGACTGGACTGGTTTGAATTGGTACTGGTATGCAGGGGCTGCTGCGCTGGCTGTCGTTATTTTGGTTTTTAGCTTCCTGGAATGGAGAAGCTTCGGCTTTTGGCTGGAGGAGGACCGGATTATCATTCGCAAAGGCTTGCTGCTGCGGGATGAGAAGACGATCTATTATGGACGCATTCATTCTGTCAATGTGGAGCAGCCGCTTATCCAACGTTTGCTTGGCGTGGCACAGGTGAAGATAGAGACACCGGGCGGAAACAAGAAGGCGGATGGTATTTTGCCGGCGCTCTCGGTTAAGGAAGCTAACGATATTCAGCTTATGCTGAGAAAACAAGCGAATACAAAAACGGAGCCGACGAGTGACGTATTTGCAGATGCCACTGAAGCTGCAGAGATAGATATGCCAGCGGATCGACCATTAATTGTAAAGATTAATGAAAAACCACTTATGGCGGCACCTTCGAAAGTTGAAGTGAGCAGTGAAATACGGAGTGTTACGCTAAAACCAGTGCAGCTGTTTCAAGCAGCTGCCACGTCGACTAATTTTGGACTGGTCGCTGCATTTTTGGCGGGGCTGTACTCCTTTGCAGACGATATTATTAATCAGCTGCTTCCCGATCATTTCTTTGAGACGATGGTAGAAGACTCATCGAGCTTAATGCCGGGCTATATTCTCATCGTTATGGTTGGTGTCGCTGTAATTGGCTTTGCATGGCTGCTTTCTGTACTATTGTACGTGCTGAAGTATAGCGGCTTTTCTGTGAAGAGGGATGGCCGGCAAATTTCGGTATCGTATGGCCTGCTCGAGAAGAAATCATTTGTATTTGATTCGAAGAAGGTACAGGCGGTTATCGTCAATGAAGGCTTGCTGCGTCAAATATTCGGATATGCGGAAATTCAGCTTCAAATTGTATCCTCGGACAAGAAGGAGCAGCTGATGCTGCATCCTTTCCTCAAACGGTCGAAGGTGCAAAGCCTGCTTAACGATTTTGTTCCGCAGGTGACACTGCCTTCGAATACGGATTTGACGGGGGCGCCGAAGCGCGCTCTGCTTTATTATGTAAGAATCGAACTGCTGCTTGCGCTTGTTGCATGCTCAGCATTAATCGTGTTTTTGAAGACCGACGGTTTATGGTCGCTGCTGCTGATTCCGCTTCTGCTATGGTGGAGAAGAAGCTGTTATGTGGCTGCTGGAGTTAAGCTCGCAGATGGCCAGCTAACGCTTCGCAATCGTTTCATATCCCGAACTACCTATTTAATTCGGCGTCCTCAGATTGTTACGATGCGAGTGAACCGCTCGAAAGGACAGCAGCGCAAACAGCTGCTGACGCTGTCAGTACGGGCACTCGGAAGTCCATTTGAATACAAAGTAACATGCTTGGATCGTAAGGATGTCGAGCCTGTGTGGCGTTGGTACAGCCGCAGTCAAGATTAA
- the alr gene encoding alanine racemase, with product MDSFYRPTRVEISLDALRHNLQAFRDAMPQGCMLMASVKANAYGHGAVEVAREAERFGVDYLGVAFLDEALQLRKAGIQSPILVLGFVAADALSVARENNITISLFRDDILEAAAKLPMDSSNRKLKVHIKVDTGMGRLGIIGKDAAVSFIEKALQVTQLNVEGLFTHYARADEADKSYTQQQHDRFREVAGYVEQQGLPIPIIHAANSAAGIDTPSMAGSMLRLGISMYGLYPSEEVNKQRIELEPVMSLKTEVTMAKRTPAGWGISYGTRYVTQGEELIGTLPIGYADGFSRMLTGKAHGLVRGVKAPIRGTICMDQCMIALDEASTAGAAPVGPGEEVVLIGRQGNNVITIEEVADQLGTINYEIICMLAARVPRIYISGGQTTAIFNPLV from the coding sequence TTGGACTCGTTTTATCGCCCTACCAGGGTTGAAATATCATTAGATGCATTACGACATAATTTACAAGCGTTTCGGGACGCCATGCCTCAAGGCTGCATGCTTATGGCTTCGGTCAAAGCAAATGCTTACGGGCATGGTGCCGTAGAAGTGGCGCGTGAAGCAGAACGCTTTGGCGTCGACTATTTAGGAGTCGCTTTTCTTGATGAAGCTTTGCAATTGCGGAAGGCTGGCATCCAAAGCCCGATTCTCGTACTAGGATTCGTGGCGGCGGATGCTTTGTCTGTTGCAAGGGAAAACAATATTACGATAAGTCTGTTTCGTGATGATATTTTAGAAGCAGCAGCTAAGCTGCCTATGGATAGCAGCAATCGCAAGCTCAAGGTGCATATTAAGGTTGATACCGGAATGGGACGTCTTGGCATTATCGGCAAAGATGCTGCAGTGTCTTTTATAGAGAAGGCTTTGCAGGTAACGCAGCTTAACGTTGAAGGCTTATTTACCCACTACGCACGTGCAGATGAAGCAGATAAGAGCTATACGCAGCAGCAGCATGACAGATTTCGTGAAGTGGCGGGCTATGTAGAGCAGCAAGGCCTGCCTATTCCGATCATTCATGCGGCGAACAGCGCTGCTGGTATCGATACACCAAGCATGGCAGGCAGCATGCTGCGTCTCGGCATTAGCATGTACGGCTTATATCCTTCAGAAGAGGTTAACAAGCAGCGTATTGAGCTGGAGCCAGTTATGTCACTAAAGACGGAAGTGACTATGGCCAAAAGAACGCCAGCCGGCTGGGGAATCAGCTATGGTACACGTTATGTAACGCAGGGCGAAGAGCTTATTGGAACGCTGCCCATTGGTTATGCAGACGGCTTTAGCCGCATGCTTACAGGCAAAGCGCATGGACTTGTTCGGGGAGTTAAGGCACCGATTCGCGGAACCATTTGTATGGATCAATGTATGATTGCGCTTGATGAAGCTTCAACTGCCGGAGCTGCGCCCGTTGGGCCAGGAGAAGAGGTTGTGCTTATAGGGCGTCAAGGCAATAATGTCATTACGATTGAAGAAGTAGCAGACCAACTGGGCACGATCAATTATGAAATCATTTGTATGCTGGCTGCTCGTGTGCCACGGATCTATATAAGCGGCGGCCAAACAACCGCAATATTTAACCCCTTGGTGTAG
- the sigY gene encoding RNA polymerase sigma factor SigY, translating to MHDETKLIKQAVRGNSSALSELLRLHYAFLYQYVLKVTMNKSRAEDVTQETMLKAIEKIATFQGKAKFSTWLITIASRLVVDNIRRSELEKHWLQEQQLLRAIRFDTLHQGEEWPEALEALGQLSSDVRIPILLKYYYGYAQEEISSMLDIPVGTVKSRLHNGLKQLRKELTEHEEV from the coding sequence GTGCACGACGAGACGAAGCTCATTAAGCAAGCGGTTCGTGGTAATTCCAGCGCGCTCTCTGAACTGCTGCGGCTGCATTATGCATTTCTATATCAATATGTACTAAAGGTAACGATGAACAAAAGTCGTGCGGAGGATGTTACACAGGAAACGATGCTGAAGGCAATTGAGAAAATAGCGACTTTTCAAGGCAAAGCTAAATTTTCAACCTGGCTCATTACGATTGCATCCAGGCTGGTTGTAGACAATATTCGGCGCAGCGAGCTTGAAAAGCATTGGCTGCAGGAGCAGCAGTTGCTGCGAGCTATCCGTTTTGACACGCTTCACCAAGGTGAGGAATGGCCGGAAGCGCTGGAGGCATTAGGGCAGCTAAGCAGTGATGTTCGGATACCGATTTTGCTCAAGTATTATTACGGCTACGCACAGGAGGAAATTTCCTCGATGCTGGATATTCCAGTAGGTACAGTAAAATCAAGGCTGCATAACGGGTTAAAGCAGCTGCGGAAGGAGCTAACGGAGCATGAAGAAGTCTAA
- a CDS encoding type II toxin-antitoxin system PemK/MazF family toxin has protein sequence MIVKRGDVFFADLSPVVGSEQGGVRPVLVIQNDIGNRFSPTVIVAAITAQIQKAKLPTHVEMDAAAHGFDRDSVVLLEQIRTIDKQRLTDKITHLDDETMRKVDDALLISVGLIDF, from the coding sequence TTGATTGTAAAACGCGGAGATGTTTTTTTTGCGGATTTATCACCTGTCGTCGGATCGGAACAGGGAGGTGTTCGCCCCGTTTTGGTCATTCAGAATGATATCGGAAATCGCTTCAGTCCTACCGTAATCGTCGCTGCGATTACAGCTCAAATTCAAAAGGCAAAGCTGCCTACTCATGTGGAAATGGATGCTGCGGCACACGGGTTTGATCGTGATTCTGTCGTGCTTCTTGAGCAAATTCGAACGATTGACAAGCAAAGGCTAACCGACAAAATTACGCATTTGGATGATGAAACGATGCGTAAGGTTGATGATGCGTTGTTGATTAGTGTAGGATTAATCGATTTTTAA
- a CDS encoding sigmaY antisigma factor component: protein MEELKVLPLWFWILMIPILIAQSTWLFIDARKRDSMPWLWGLWGLIQTPLPLVFYYIFVRSGWFPRGGNKRKKQ, encoded by the coding sequence ATGGAGGAGCTAAAGGTATTGCCGCTTTGGTTCTGGATATTAATGATCCCTATATTGATTGCTCAATCGACCTGGCTATTTATTGATGCCCGCAAACGGGACAGCATGCCCTGGCTCTGGGGCTTGTGGGGTTTAATTCAAACGCCGCTGCCGCTCGTTTTTTATTATATATTTGTTCGCAGCGGGTGGTTTCCTCGGGGTGGAAACAAAAGAAAGAAACAATAA
- a CDS encoding CopG family ribbon-helix-helix protein, producing the protein MANVQNTKRIMISLPDHLLEEVDGIVAKENSNRSEFIRQAMKLYLVERKKRQIRESMQRGYMEMAKINLIMASEAFQAEEEADHTLGRLVSGV; encoded by the coding sequence GTGGCCAATGTACAAAATACCAAAAGAATCATGATTAGCCTGCCAGATCACTTGCTGGAGGAGGTTGACGGGATTGTTGCAAAGGAAAACTCCAACCGCAGCGAATTTATTCGGCAAGCCATGAAGCTATATTTGGTGGAACGCAAAAAGCGCCAAATTCGTGAGTCCATGCAGCGCGGATATATGGAAATGGCGAAAATAAACCTGATCATGGCCTCGGAAGCTTTTCAAGCGGAGGAAGAAGCAGATCATACGTTAGGCCGTCTCGTTAGCGGGGTGTAG
- a CDS encoding outer membrane lipoprotein carrier protein LolA, with protein MRRMTWTAAIILCLSLILAACGTKDAESVVKDLDKVVNSMESYQGSGTMTLRTGQQPLEYKVEISYQKPQYYRIKLTNEEKDITQIVLRNDDGVFVLTPKLNKVFRFQSDWPQNQGQVYLYQTLIQSILVDNSRQFVSDENAYVFDVMANYNNGSLARQKIWLNKSDYKPVQVEVSDTNAAVMVEVKFDTFDFGTKFDKAVFETEANMKATPSSQSSDEPTMTLPDQPGHDSADENATKETDENADSDNSDNASNDDSAVDGDDQSGHSGNKADDAATGAKPEVKADFAAMKPSYTPDGVTELDLVDIVFGGNPGLMTRYTGDYSYTLIQTEPKDQAASLIPGMLVDLGFTMGQLNSDDQSLHQTLDWTYEGHQFRLTSSNLPETEMIKIAQSVQGEIGK; from the coding sequence AAAGTAGTAAACAGTATGGAGAGCTATCAGGGAAGCGGTACGATGACACTGCGGACGGGACAGCAGCCACTGGAGTATAAGGTGGAGATCTCCTACCAAAAGCCGCAATATTATCGGATCAAGCTGACGAATGAAGAGAAGGACATTACTCAAATCGTGCTTCGCAATGACGACGGCGTATTCGTTCTCACACCGAAGCTGAATAAAGTGTTCCGCTTCCAAAGCGATTGGCCGCAAAACCAAGGCCAAGTGTATTTGTACCAAACGCTAATTCAAAGCATTTTAGTAGATAATTCACGGCAATTTGTAAGCGACGAGAATGCTTACGTCTTTGATGTAATGGCCAACTATAATAACGGCTCTCTGGCTCGCCAGAAGATTTGGCTGAATAAATCAGACTACAAGCCGGTGCAGGTAGAGGTTAGTGATACAAACGCGGCTGTCATGGTCGAAGTGAAATTTGATACGTTCGATTTTGGAACTAAATTTGACAAGGCAGTATTTGAGACAGAGGCGAATATGAAGGCTACACCTTCCAGCCAGTCTTCTGATGAGCCGACAATGACATTGCCAGACCAGCCAGGTCATGATTCGGCAGACGAAAATGCAACAAAAGAAACGGATGAGAATGCAGACTCTGATAACAGCGACAATGCATCAAACGATGACAGCGCGGTAGACGGAGATGATCAATCGGGTCATAGCGGTAATAAAGCCGATGATGCCGCAACTGGCGCGAAGCCAGAGGTGAAGGCTGATTTTGCAGCTATGAAGCCTTCCTACACGCCAGATGGCGTAACGGAGCTGGATTTAGTCGATATCGTTTTTGGCGGCAATCCGGGCCTCATGACCCGTTACACCGGAGATTACAGCTATACACTTATTCAAACAGAGCCGAAGGATCAGGCGGCTTCATTAATACCGGGTATGCTGGTTGATCTTGGGTTTACGATGGGACAGCTTAACAGTGATGATCAGAGCCTGCACCAAACGCTGGATTGGACGTACGAAGGACATCAATTCCGTCTGACAAGCTCGAATCTTCCTGAAACGGAAATGATTAAGATCGCACAATCGGTACAGGGCGAAATCGGTAAATAA